The proteins below are encoded in one region of Paenibacillus albus:
- a CDS encoding HAD family hydrolase, whose translation MMPIKLILFDLDDTLLHFDDYWEISVKEVLSNHFYTKEMNVNELYGVFEQVNQGMIEKLDSGQVTIDEFRIQRFVRTMEQVGKHADEELAISFENLYQSISKRYMKPNVLTKQLVTELSNHYQLGVLTNGSRDWQLSKLDAIELIDVIPPEHIFISGEIGHEKPNPEIYQHVIRSAALSPEQVLVVGDSWKNDIEGPIRQGFQAIWLNCKNKQLPEAPLPLAIITELEELRAILLPQQV comes from the coding sequence ATGATGCCTATTAAACTCATCCTATTCGATCTGGATGATACGCTATTACATTTTGACGACTATTGGGAAATTAGCGTGAAGGAAGTACTCAGCAATCACTTCTACACGAAAGAGATGAATGTGAACGAGCTATACGGTGTCTTTGAACAGGTCAATCAAGGCATGATCGAGAAATTGGACAGCGGCCAAGTGACCATTGATGAATTCCGCATACAACGATTCGTCCGCACGATGGAGCAAGTCGGGAAGCATGCAGATGAAGAGCTGGCAATCAGCTTCGAGAATCTCTACCAATCCATAAGCAAGAGATATATGAAACCCAATGTGCTGACAAAGCAGCTCGTCACTGAGCTCAGCAACCACTATCAGCTTGGCGTTCTGACAAACGGCAGCAGAGATTGGCAGCTATCCAAGCTCGATGCCATCGAGCTCATTGACGTCATACCGCCAGAGCATATTTTCATATCCGGCGAGATCGGCCATGAGAAGCCAAATCCCGAAATCTATCAGCATGTGATCAGATCGGCTGCCCTATCACCAGAGCAAGTACTCGTCGTCGGCGACTCTTGGAAGAATGATATTGAAGGGCCTATCCGGCAAGGATTCCAAGCCATCTGGTTGAATTGCAAAAACAAGCAGCTCCCCGAAGCGCCGCTGCCACTAGCAATTATTACGGAATTAGAAGAGCTGCGCGCGATTCTGCTGCCACAGCAGGTTTAA
- a CDS encoding ABC transporter permease, with the protein MAVTTPLSPEASNKSANVKAKAPTRSLATRLYRERYGFLLLLPGLVFFIWFRYVPMLGNIIAFEDYSPFRGFLHSDWVGFKHFARIFEDAEVIRVIGNTLWLSLLQIAFAFPIPIVLALMLNEVRNQRLKRLIQSVVYLPHFLSWVVVIGIVTIFLKTEGIVNKGLSLAFGMDSIQFLQEPGWFMPLIVLEVIWKEAGWGTIIFLAALAGVNPTLYEAAIVDGASRWRQIWHITLPAIRGTIIILLILRLGSVLDSGFTQIFLMLNPFTMDVGNVLDTFVYFKGIQQSDFSFGTAVGLFKGVVGLVLIVGVNRFAKKFGEEGVF; encoded by the coding sequence ATGGCAGTAACAACACCACTATCGCCCGAAGCCAGCAACAAGTCGGCTAACGTCAAGGCGAAAGCGCCGACCAGATCGCTTGCCACCCGATTATACCGGGAACGCTACGGATTTCTGCTGCTGCTTCCGGGTCTTGTGTTCTTTATCTGGTTCCGCTACGTCCCGATGCTCGGCAACATTATCGCCTTCGAGGATTACAGTCCGTTCAGAGGCTTTCTGCACAGCGACTGGGTAGGCTTCAAGCATTTTGCCCGCATCTTCGAGGATGCGGAAGTGATCAGAGTCATCGGAAACACGCTGTGGCTCTCCTTGCTGCAAATCGCATTCGCTTTTCCAATACCTATCGTTCTGGCGCTCATGCTGAACGAAGTGCGAAATCAGCGATTGAAGCGGCTCATTCAATCGGTCGTCTATTTGCCTCATTTTCTCTCATGGGTCGTGGTCATCGGTATTGTGACGATCTTCTTGAAGACGGAAGGCATCGTTAACAAAGGGCTGAGCCTTGCATTCGGGATGGACTCCATTCAATTTCTTCAAGAGCCTGGCTGGTTCATGCCGCTCATCGTGCTCGAAGTCATCTGGAAGGAAGCTGGCTGGGGAACGATCATCTTCCTCGCGGCACTCGCTGGTGTTAATCCGACCCTGTATGAAGCGGCGATTGTGGACGGTGCGAGCCGGTGGCGTCAAATTTGGCATATTACGCTCCCAGCCATTCGGGGCACGATTATTATTCTATTGATTTTACGGCTTGGCAGCGTGCTTGATTCCGGCTTTACCCAAATCTTCCTGATGCTGAATCCGTTCACGATGGACGTCGGCAACGTGCTCGACACCTTCGTTTATTTCAAAGGGATCCAACAGTCGGACTTCAGCTTCGGTACGGCAGTCGGATTGTTCAAAGGAGTTGTCGGCTTGGTGCTCATCGTCGGCGTGAACCGGTTTGCCAAGAAGTTCGGAGAAGAAGGCGTATTCTAA
- a CDS encoding extracellular solute-binding protein: MKTNKIVTLFAALCLVTGLAGCGGSNNNSESNTASTNNAETTDSSNTTTNKTNANTTTNTTTDNAAATTTDKKLEISSIQGTWASPLPDPAGNGAKMINEKFNVDLKSQFVPYDEYANKLPVVMAAGDLPDMIGMEGVDANFVKWAKQGAFLPLNDYIDKYDAIKNIPKSVWDAVTVDGKIYAIPNYFPAKYGKKPIIRKDWLDNLGLSMPTSYDELKKVAIAFAKNDPDKDGKNDTLGLGLAKSIVYGAWMGAEWDSGWYNKNDKGQLIPGNISEGFKKQVTLLRDLYKEGAISKDWAVTKSADARKDFFAGKIGIYYEQPYDISETRFKQLKETNPTAELAVIPPFTQDDGQQGFTGLPGYYELHSLNANLKDDPDKIDRILEMINYFMTFIPVDQRNDQNPEFDWQHGGVGKGYNMENGVALDIDGAFSEMPETYLGIRYWAPTDEDTQPAMVLQDPFTKSFVQSAVDLLKNTKTYLDPVNRVHSDLLYAKVSELDQTVAEHTTKMIVGQESIEDWDKMVQEYLSKGGQDIIDQVNQLLDKDGIAGEWK; this comes from the coding sequence ATGAAAACGAACAAGATCGTTACACTGTTCGCAGCACTATGTCTAGTAACAGGGCTTGCCGGCTGCGGGGGCTCGAACAATAATTCCGAGAGCAATACGGCAAGCACGAACAATGCGGAAACGACCGACTCCAGCAACACGACCACGAACAAGACGAATGCAAATACGACCACGAATACAACTACAGATAATGCAGCAGCGACCACGACAGACAAGAAGCTCGAAATTTCCAGTATTCAAGGCACCTGGGCAAGTCCACTTCCAGATCCAGCAGGCAACGGTGCGAAAATGATCAATGAAAAGTTCAACGTCGATCTGAAATCGCAGTTCGTGCCGTATGACGAATATGCGAATAAGCTCCCAGTCGTTATGGCTGCCGGCGATCTGCCGGATATGATCGGTATGGAGGGCGTCGATGCCAACTTCGTGAAGTGGGCGAAGCAAGGCGCGTTCCTGCCGCTGAACGACTACATCGACAAGTATGATGCAATTAAGAATATACCTAAGAGTGTATGGGATGCGGTCACCGTTGATGGCAAGATCTACGCCATTCCGAACTACTTCCCTGCTAAGTACGGCAAGAAGCCGATCATCCGCAAAGACTGGCTCGACAATCTCGGTCTGTCGATGCCGACGAGCTACGACGAGCTGAAGAAAGTGGCGATTGCCTTCGCGAAGAACGATCCGGACAAGGATGGCAAGAATGATACGCTAGGTTTGGGCCTTGCGAAATCAATCGTGTACGGTGCGTGGATGGGAGCGGAGTGGGACAGCGGCTGGTATAACAAGAATGACAAAGGCCAGCTCATTCCGGGCAATATCTCCGAGGGCTTCAAGAAGCAGGTGACATTGCTGCGCGACTTGTACAAAGAAGGCGCGATCAGCAAAGACTGGGCGGTCACGAAGTCGGCGGACGCTCGCAAAGATTTCTTCGCCGGCAAGATCGGCATCTACTACGAGCAGCCGTATGATATTTCCGAAACGCGCTTCAAGCAGCTGAAGGAAACGAATCCAACAGCAGAGCTAGCCGTTATTCCTCCGTTCACGCAAGACGACGGGCAGCAGGGCTTTACTGGCTTGCCGGGCTATTATGAATTGCACAGCTTGAACGCGAATTTGAAAGATGATCCGGACAAAATCGATCGTATTCTCGAAATGATCAATTACTTCATGACGTTCATTCCGGTCGATCAACGCAACGATCAGAATCCGGAGTTTGACTGGCAGCACGGCGGCGTCGGTAAAGGCTACAACATGGAGAACGGCGTTGCTCTTGACATTGACGGCGCGTTCAGCGAAATGCCGGAGACGTACCTCGGTATTCGTTACTGGGCTCCAACAGATGAAGATACGCAGCCAGCGATGGTGCTGCAGGATCCGTTCACGAAGAGCTTCGTACAGTCGGCGGTCGATCTGCTGAAGAATACGAAGACGTATCTAGATCCGGTCAACCGCGTACATTCCGACTTGCTGTATGCGAAGGTATCCGAGCTCGATCAGACGGTTGCCGAGCATACGACCAAGATGATCGTTGGCCAGGAATCGATTGAGGACTGGGATAAGATGGTCCAGGAGTACTTGAGCAAAGGCGGCCAGGATATTATCGACCAGGTGAACCAATTGCTTGATAAAGACGGTATCGCGGGCGAATGGAAATAG
- a CDS encoding carbohydrate ABC transporter permease — MPIKRTLADRITDGINLFLLLLLSLVMLFPFYYITAVSFSSYEEFVNTDFLLFPKAWVLDAYRFIFDSKEFIRSIGVTVYITVVGSIVSLLLTSTMAFALIRKLWGQRFYLFLVLFTFIFGAGMIPTYLIVKATGLIDSYWSLIIPDAISAFNLIVMRQFFLSIPEELHEAAVIDGANDLQIYTRIILPLSKPALAAFGLFYAVGQWNTYFTAILYLNDPSKWTVQVILRQIVILDDTTNTLASAAREAARSAHLPPPETIGMAAIILATIPILIVYPFLQKHFAKGVMLGSVKG; from the coding sequence ATGCCGATTAAACGTACCTTGGCGGATCGGATCACCGATGGAATCAACCTGTTTCTGCTGCTGCTGTTGTCGCTTGTGATGCTGTTTCCGTTCTATTACATTACCGCGGTCTCCTTCTCTTCCTATGAAGAGTTCGTGAATACCGACTTTCTCCTGTTCCCGAAAGCATGGGTGCTGGATGCGTACCGGTTCATCTTCGACTCCAAGGAGTTCATTCGCTCTATCGGCGTGACCGTGTACATTACCGTTGTCGGCTCCATCGTGAGCCTGCTGCTTACCTCCACCATGGCTTTCGCGCTCATTCGCAAGCTGTGGGGACAGCGATTCTATCTCTTCCTCGTCTTGTTTACCTTCATCTTCGGTGCTGGCATGATTCCTACGTATCTGATCGTCAAAGCAACGGGTCTCATCGATTCCTACTGGTCGCTCATCATTCCCGATGCAATCAGCGCCTTCAACTTGATCGTTATGCGCCAGTTCTTCCTGAGCATTCCCGAAGAGCTGCATGAAGCAGCCGTAATCGACGGTGCGAACGATCTGCAGATCTACACGCGCATTATTCTTCCGCTCTCTAAGCCTGCGCTTGCCGCTTTCGGACTCTTCTATGCGGTCGGGCAGTGGAACACGTATTTCACAGCCATTCTCTATTTGAACGATCCGTCCAAATGGACGGTCCAGGTTATTTTGCGGCAAATCGTAATCCTCGACGATACGACCAATACCCTTGCCAGTGCCGCTCGTGAAGCTGCGAGAAGTGCGCATCTGCCGCCACCGGAGACGATTGGGATGGCCGCGATTATTTTGGCGACGATTCCGATTCTGATTGTGTATCCGTTTCTGCAAAAACATTTTGCCAAGGGGGTGATGCTGGGATCGGTAAAGGGTTAA
- a CDS encoding leucine-rich repeat domain-containing protein, whose translation MYLRGGDPGYQINSLDGIQAFSACHFDTIDIENNQITDLSPLAAFGPNIQYLDAAHNNITSIDLLSTFKSLFNLDISFNQVNDLTPIKNSPRLLTLDASNNAIFDVTPLNPIETLVALDLSNNRITRATSLWSLSAMEELSVADNQISDISAFDRMPLLRELDISGNQVTDLSPIARLLYLNQLNLSSNQLHSLDKISELTQLTQLDISSNPIINPAPLQAMTKMSKLSMNQIGLTSLTSLSAMNQLTELHLANNLVESLVPLAKMSKLKTLELTNNVVADLSPLKKLAHLESLAAGNNRITSIAPLSGLPLTNVQLDANEIDVQAEPNHTVYQKWLKAKVKLSMNNQRVKPSEQTIPFKDITGHWAKDDILWAYDNGIVGGVSPGLFSPNAITTESQFLKMLLLAMNGLEEKPPSTPWSQKYYDYAAANHYPIAAADRDKPITRTRVAELIAATQGIKASGDAAIQYLLDQKLSSGKTAPTVEGYAGSENLTRAEAVRFIRNVLTNAASKKPLPLPAS comes from the coding sequence TTGTATTTACGCGGAGGGGATCCGGGCTATCAAATTAATAGCTTGGATGGCATCCAAGCGTTCTCCGCTTGCCATTTCGATACCATTGATATCGAGAACAATCAGATTACTGATTTATCTCCACTTGCGGCATTCGGACCAAATATTCAATATTTGGATGCAGCCCACAACAACATCACCAGTATTGACTTGCTGTCGACGTTCAAGAGCTTGTTCAACTTGGATATTTCGTTCAACCAAGTTAACGATTTGACACCCATTAAAAATTCACCCCGATTGCTCACGCTGGATGCGTCGAATAACGCTATTTTTGACGTAACTCCACTTAATCCGATTGAGACACTAGTGGCACTCGATCTCTCTAATAACCGAATAACGAGAGCAACCTCTCTGTGGAGTCTATCCGCGATGGAAGAGCTAAGCGTGGCCGATAATCAAATTTCCGACATTAGCGCATTTGATCGGATGCCATTATTGAGGGAGTTAGACATAAGCGGGAACCAGGTCACAGATTTATCGCCTATCGCCAGGCTGTTGTACTTAAACCAACTGAATCTATCGAGCAATCAGCTGCACAGCCTGGACAAAATATCCGAACTGACTCAATTAACGCAATTAGATATTAGCAGCAACCCGATTATTAATCCTGCACCGCTTCAAGCGATGACCAAGATGAGCAAGCTGTCCATGAACCAAATCGGCTTGACCAGCTTGACTTCGCTTTCCGCCATGAACCAACTGACCGAGCTCCATCTTGCCAACAATCTCGTTGAGTCGCTCGTCCCGCTCGCCAAGATGAGCAAATTGAAGACTTTGGAGCTGACGAACAATGTAGTCGCCGATCTATCGCCTTTAAAGAAGTTGGCGCACCTCGAATCTCTTGCTGCGGGCAATAACCGAATTACATCCATCGCTCCTCTGAGTGGATTGCCGTTAACCAACGTGCAATTGGACGCGAATGAAATCGACGTTCAAGCGGAGCCCAACCACACGGTTTATCAGAAGTGGCTGAAAGCCAAGGTGAAGCTCTCCATGAACAATCAGCGCGTGAAGCCTTCCGAACAAACCATTCCGTTCAAAGACATTACCGGCCATTGGGCAAAGGACGACATCCTGTGGGCGTATGACAATGGGATTGTAGGCGGGGTTTCGCCAGGCCTCTTTAGTCCGAATGCCATTACGACGGAGTCGCAATTTTTGAAAATGCTCCTCCTCGCGATGAACGGCTTAGAAGAGAAGCCGCCAAGCACGCCATGGAGCCAAAAATATTACGATTATGCGGCAGCTAACCATTATCCGATCGCAGCCGCAGACCGCGACAAGCCGATTACGCGCACAAGGGTTGCCGAGCTCATCGCCGCGACACAAGGCATTAAAGCGAGCGGCGACGCCGCCATTCAATATTTACTGGATCAGAAGCTGAGCAGCGGCAAAACAGCGCCTACTGTCGAGGGCTATGCAGGCAGCGAGAATTTAACGCGCGCGGAGGCTGTGCGGTTCATTCGCAACGTACTGACCAATGCAGCGTCCAAGAAGCCTCTTCCCTTGCCGGCATCATAA
- a CDS encoding alpha/beta hydrolase family protein translates to MRNYSLQEEQANRRRELSYIEDYPDMERFHSHPFRRYLDKRNTEYLVRRKTALRQVNDKAAAMDYQAKVLEAFRESVGQLPAGCTNAYVTGTLDFGSYLIDKVCIETMPGIYATGSFYYPKKRGDGGDDKQLPALLLLCGHSNEGKAHVTYVSFCVEAVTSGFCVLTFDPVGQGERRVRGVEEGEGNESSESNSAWLDPVAAHCFLDQKLSLLGEHLGAYMMQDNIAALTYMLARPEVDSARVGVTGNSGGGTMSAYMGAYDDRVKAVAPCCYITELRSMLYRLMAQDAEQCLPGFMERGLDHSDLVTAAAPKPYHIGAAMFDFFPIDGVRDAFIEAKKLYRLLDAEEQLELHVVMKGHGFWKEMREQVLQFFCRTFEVQWNSENGVDYARLPSETELLCLTVDGSGDESALASGSLLDIVRKKVGSLPVMQRSVQNGAEVRERLNGLLQLNTESELKYSPLEPDQNGSIAFESESGMIITGALHRWSAAESGELQRICIAIGGMNEAELARAKNSGYDAVLIVHPRGTGPAALEPGCTFGMFGPELASGYNVRMLGQSLQGLRVTDVLAAIGSLKQTPGFERAEVTLCGQEEHALTALYAAAVLSGGHSIHSLHAAGLLASFRAFAEAEQHKYDAGIIVPGLLLAFDIPDLLQMLQAELSGSIIVESWLDPMKQPAEPPFDL, encoded by the coding sequence ATGCGTAATTACTCCTTGCAAGAAGAGCAGGCGAATCGGAGACGGGAGCTGTCCTATATCGAGGACTATCCCGATATGGAGCGGTTTCACTCGCATCCATTCCGCCGGTATTTGGATAAGCGGAATACGGAATATTTGGTCAGGCGCAAGACGGCGCTTCGGCAGGTGAACGATAAAGCGGCGGCGATGGATTATCAGGCGAAGGTTCTAGAGGCATTTCGCGAATCGGTGGGTCAGCTGCCAGCCGGCTGTACGAACGCTTATGTGACGGGGACATTGGACTTTGGAAGCTACTTAATCGATAAGGTTTGTATCGAGACGATGCCCGGGATCTATGCCACAGGCAGCTTTTATTATCCGAAGAAGCGCGGCGACGGCGGAGATGATAAGCAGCTGCCGGCATTGCTGCTCTTGTGCGGGCATTCGAATGAGGGCAAAGCGCATGTGACTTATGTATCGTTCTGCGTCGAAGCGGTGACGAGCGGCTTCTGCGTATTGACGTTCGACCCTGTCGGGCAGGGCGAGCGGCGGGTGCGGGGAGTGGAAGAGGGTGAAGGCAACGAAAGCAGCGAAAGCAATAGTGCTTGGCTGGACCCGGTCGCAGCGCACTGTTTCCTCGACCAGAAGCTGAGTCTGCTCGGCGAGCATCTCGGCGCTTATATGATGCAGGACAACATTGCAGCGTTGACGTATATGCTGGCAAGGCCGGAGGTAGACAGCGCGCGCGTCGGCGTGACCGGCAATTCAGGCGGCGGCACGATGTCGGCGTATATGGGCGCATATGACGATCGGGTAAAAGCGGTTGCGCCTTGCTGTTACATTACTGAGCTGCGTTCGATGCTATACCGTCTTATGGCGCAGGATGCGGAGCAATGCTTACCCGGCTTCATGGAGCGCGGACTCGATCACAGCGATTTGGTAACGGCAGCGGCTCCGAAGCCTTATCATATCGGCGCTGCGATGTTCGATTTCTTCCCAATCGACGGTGTGCGCGATGCCTTCATCGAAGCGAAGAAGCTGTACCGGCTGCTTGATGCGGAGGAGCAGCTTGAGCTGCATGTGGTTATGAAAGGTCACGGCTTCTGGAAGGAGATGCGGGAGCAGGTGCTGCAGTTTTTCTGCCGTACGTTCGAGGTTCAATGGAACTCGGAGAATGGAGTAGATTATGCTCGGCTGCCTTCGGAGACGGAGCTGCTATGCTTGACGGTAGATGGCAGCGGCGACGAATCAGCCCTTGCAAGCGGCTCGCTGCTTGATATTGTTCGAAAGAAAGTGGGGAGCTTACCCGTGATGCAGCGGTCTGTGCAGAATGGGGCAGAGGTAAGGGAGCGGTTGAACGGCTTGCTGCAGCTGAATACAGAGAGTGAGCTGAAGTACTCGCCGTTAGAGCCTGATCAGAACGGAAGTATCGCGTTCGAGTCCGAGAGCGGGATGATCATCACGGGAGCGCTTCATCGTTGGAGCGCCGCTGAATCTGGCGAACTCCAGCGGATCTGCATCGCGATCGGCGGCATGAACGAAGCGGAGCTTGCGCGCGCCAAGAATTCCGGCTATGACGCCGTGCTTATCGTTCACCCGCGAGGGACTGGACCGGCTGCACTGGAGCCAGGCTGCACGTTCGGCATGTTTGGGCCTGAACTGGCGAGCGGCTATAACGTCCGCATGCTCGGCCAGTCGCTGCAAGGGCTGCGAGTAACGGATGTACTCGCAGCCATCGGCAGCTTGAAGCAGACGCCCGGCTTCGAACGGGCGGAAGTGACATTGTGCGGGCAGGAGGAGCATGCCCTCACAGCCCTCTATGCCGCCGCCGTGTTAAGTGGCGGCCACAGCATTCACAGCCTGCATGCTGCAGGGCTGCTTGCCAGCTTCCGAGCATTCGCGGAAGCGGAGCAGCACAAGTACGATGCAGGCATTATCGTCCCAGGGCTGCTGCTTGCCTTCGACATTCCGGATCTGCTGCAAATGCTGCAAGCGGAGCTAAGTGGAAGCATCATTGTCGAGAGCTGGCTAGATCCGATGAAGCAGCCGGCAGAACCACCGTTTGATCTGTAG